agacttgttaatcatgatttaaataattttaaagtcataatatggctatatatgatgtttagatagaaaatatgaagtttggcaaaaatcggattaaagttgcagaaaaaccgactaaggatttgccttgtaacagagcttgttgagaaatacattttgtatgctatatgaggtatttttgggacatattatatacaaaattgaaggtATTTGAATATAGTTTCCAACACTCATAACCGTTAATTCATACGACATCtggataaaaagttataagccTTGGAAAAAGGgccaatcatagggtgccaagtagcacctttttgactttttaaaaaatgggatatttacatcccatctcgtctctttctccattttttcAGAGAGCAcgcccaaataacacccctaactttactcttaagctctctgcaagagcttcaaataagattatcatcttgggcatggaatcagaaagcgataacattaaaacaatccctacgatgtaagtatcactatatcgcctctctttttctttgtagtttgagatttggaaagtacttcatagttaagaaaatgtgTACTTTCTAtattaagtgtttaaatatcaaggaaggtagataaattcatttcctaatagttaaaaCTCACGGGACGAtgatcggaagccatgagttcgagttatttgacttgtagtggactgttttgtgggttgtttcgtgttgctATTGGGCTGTATATTTTGCTACTGTTTAATGAATTTTTGGAGGACAAATtgtgtggataaacaccacataatgacggaatggtgggctggtcattcatCGTTACATtttatttaggttgtttgacactactttggttgtcgttttatgtatgaagtgattcgGGTGTGTGGgttattttgtggtatattgtgatggagataaggttggaaaatgatacttacatgttgttattgttgttgttggtatatggtattggaggagtgcctagttacaggggagatgctgcccacaTTTTTGTAAACAAGCcactagtttaagttgcgaacTTAGCCTTTAcacaacactgattttgaatctccttatgctgtggtagattgagttgagttgtttgaagaatttcttggaaggtattaaggactcaacggagttaaggtatgttaaggctatcccttctttcctttcggcatgatccaaatgatacaaatgaaacgagcaaaatacgcaactttcataaatgactctattaatAGAAATACGAGgtatgtctatattcttgattccccatgtgtcttattattgtatcatttgttcatgggtctcagaaaaatacgcaagttgataaagtttatttcatgatattaatcaaaggcatagtgatcttatgacattttgagaaatcttattaacctacttcttatgcatttcattcatgtatacatgtacatttatctatgaccagatggagttatatacgcgtatattatatgtatatgggatatgataAAATATTAtagcgttatatatgcaccaccacctgatcagctggtatacgttgatgatttcgcccacagtggctgagatgatatgatggtttgccctcagaggcttgataatgttatgtatgcatatacctatgcatggtatggcatttatatgcacatgcataacattataaattttcatgattcacagagctattcaaaattacaggttgagttctttactccatatttttttcatgtcttttatatactactatcatgccttacatactcggtactttatttgtacagacgtcccttttgcctggggacgctgcgtttcatgcccgcagatcccgatagacagtttgagagttctcctagtaggctatcagctcagcaaaaggtgtttgtgcactccacttgctccggagttgcctatttggtcagtatgatttgaatatgtattgactgGTATGGCgggccctgtcccggcctttatgatatttatgtactcttagaggcttgtagacagatgtcatgtatatggatactggtatggccttgtcggcctatgtttaaaGTATATTAAGGattatgtcggccttataggccagtacgtcatatgtataatcggtatatcaagttgggtcaccctatattgagtatttcctcatgttttattctacttatctcacgacagcctctccggctcacttacctatgatagtatgatacgaaagatatgttacgttggtactcagttgagtaaagtaccgggtgcccgtcgcggcccatcggtttgggtcgtgactttTCTTCTAACTCAACTATTTAAGATGTCTGTTTGTTGGTACTGGTTGGTTCTACTTCAAGTTTGTCCTTGTacattacattttcattaaatgtgacattcgTGTGTCTTAGGATCTTTCTATTTTGATCATCCCAAAATAGATAACCAAAATTATCATAACCATAGCCAATAAAGAAACATCTTTTGCCTTTAGGATTAAGTTTATCTCTATCATTAGAATTTACATGCACATAAGCAACACAACCAAAATATTTAGATGTGAGAGAGTTACCTCCTTTCCTGTCTATACCTCATCAGGAATTTCAAAATTCAGCGGTACAGAAGGTCCCCTGTTTATGAGATAAGTTGTCGTGTTAATAGCCTCAGCCCAAAAGAATTTCGACAATCCAGAATGTATTCTCATACTTCTGGCTCGTTCATTCAGGGTTCTGTTCATCCTCTCAGCAACGCCATTTTGTTCTGGTGTTTCAGGAACTGTCCTGATCATTTTGATCTCATTCTCCGAGCAGAATGCTTTGAACTGTTAACTATTATACTCTCCTCCATTGCCAGACTTCAGACATTTTAACTTTAGGTTTGTCCGATTTTCAAATTCAGCTTTCCATCTTTTAAAGGTAACAAAAATATTAGATTATTTTTCTAGAAAATAAACCCATACCTTTCTCATGGAATCATCAATGAAGGTGACATAATAGCGCGAGCCTCCCAGAGAAGTTACAGGAGCTGGTCCCCACACATACGTATGCACTTCTCTTTCTTTGGCATCTTCCGCCTTTGAGAAACTAACTCTTTTTTGTTTTCCGTAAATGCAATATTCGCACAAACATAATTCAATATGCTTTAGGTTTGGAAACTTTTCTTTGGGCACCAACAACTTCAttcccttctcactcatatgTCCGAGCCTCCGATTCTACAATGTTGTACCACGAACATGCTCAATTGTTGCTATAGTATCTCTCTGTATTGCAGTTGCATACAGTGTTCCCTTCTTGAAGCCTcatgccacaaccaaatttcctttggtattattccACGGTCCGTTACTGAATGTAGTTGTATATCCTTCACTGTCAATTTGACCCATAGATATTAGATTTTTTTTTAGGCCAGGAACATGTCGGGCATTTTACAATTTCCATAGCGTGCTTTGTGAAATCTTTATATGAATATGACCTTTCCCGACAATTTCTATAGGTTCGCCGTCTGCTAGATAAACCTTCCCTAATTTTCTAGCAATATAATTATGCAATAATTCTTTGGATAATGTAGAGTGAAAGAATGCACCTAAGTCCAGAATCCAAGATTTGACTGGACTGCCTGCACAACAAATTAGTGCATCATCGACTTGTTCAATAATTGCATTTGCTGAATTACCATCCTTGTATTgatcgttcttcttcttctttggctcTCTATACTGACTACTGTAGTGATCTTTTTTATCGCAATTCCAACACGTAATGTCTTTGCAATTTTTGGATTGCCCTCTTATCCTTGACTTTGATCTGCCACGACCATGACTTTGTCCTCTTGGGCTGCTTCTTCCCCTGCTTTCGGTATTCAAAGCAGATCCTGGGGAATCACTTGATTCTCTTCGGCAAATATTTtcgcttagaaccaagtctctaatATCCTCCAATTTGAGTTTGGTACTTCCCGATGAACTGCTAATTGCAGTTATTGTTGCAGACCAACTCTGCGGTGGAGATGATAGTAGAATCAATGTCCTAACTTCATCATCAAATGTTATATCAAcagaactcaactgagttaatatTAAATTAAAGTCATTGATATGTTCCATAACACATCTACCTTCTATCATCTTTAAGTTGAACAATCGACGCATCAAATAGACTTTATTTGAACCAAATGGCTTTTCGTACATATTTGATAACGTCTTCATCAGACCTGCAGTGGTCTTCTCGTTAATGATGTTAAACACCACATTTCGTGTTAGCGTCAAATGAATCACACTAAGAGCTTGGTGATCTAATAGATCCCAATCCGCTTTGGCCTTACCTCGGTCAGAGATAAGTGTAATTTTTTCTGGTACAAATAATCCTCTATTTGCATTTTTCAGAATCCAAAATCTTTGCCATTGAACTTGTCATTcttaactttcccttcttccaatgtcatttttcacaaaaaaaaaaatattatgtgAATAGTAGCAACGAATACTACTCCGTGTAAGAAAAAATATCTCAACCGTATAAGGTAGACAATGATCACTATTGGTGAACAGTACTATCACTATCAATGAATAGTTCTTCACTATTGTAAATAGTGTTATAAATGATGATCAACAGTGTCGCACTATTCTTGTGAATAGTACATGCACCAATATTGTACTTTTCTACCAGAATTACATTGTTTATGCTCTGATTCTAGTTGTTGGAAAGCATGTAAGGCTAATAGAAgcgaaaaattatttaaaagagaaaaaataataaattgcacaagataaGACAAGACAAGATTTACGTGGTTCGCAAATTTTTGACTACTCCACGGCAGGGGCGGCTCTAAGGCTTTGGGTAGTAAGGCCATTGCCTTAGGgccccaaatttattttaaatttttattattattgttactattatatattatataatttatataaataattagaataaaaaaagtgttacagtatattttttgttacttaattgaggttattttatacaataactttataaattatgataattttcttcCCTCATTAATGAGTatatttgacaagagtgggttgctctagtggtgagcaccctccccttccaactaagaggttatgagttcgagtcaccccaagagcaaggtgggaagttcttggagggagggagtcgatggtctatcggaaacagcctctctattccagggtaggggtaaggtctgcgtacaaactaccatCCTCAgatcccactagtgagattatattggGATTAAGGGCCTCCGAATATGATTTCGCCTCAGGCCCCGAGATCTGTTGAGCCGCCTCTGCTCCACGGCCACATAAAAAATAGGTCTTTATTaattaaagagaaaaaataaGTTGAGGGATGCCTATTTATAGGCAGAACGTGAAAGAAAATTTTCACCGAATGTGAATAAAAAGAGGACGGCACTGCAAACTGCGCACCGAATTCTTTGTTCACATTTACAGCGTGCCAACTTTGACTTTTCCTTTTTCACGTTTTCTTTCTTCTCATTCTTGCATTTTCTCTTTGTCTTCTTTTACTGCTAATTGccttctttcttttatttcttttacaaCTGGGTTGTTCCTTTCAATATGTTGGTGTGGTTATAATTTGCCATGTGACATTGGATTGGCCTCAACATGAAAATTACATAGTTTTCCGTTGTGGGACTCCATATGAGGACCTCCTCATATTTTAACGACTCCACTTTTCTTGTTTCAACTCGTTATAAGTTTGGTGATTACATTACTCTTAATTTGGTCCTTTAGATGTGTTATGTTACTCTATTGAAGAAGTAAAAGCAAACCAAGAAGAAATCAAAAGATTGGTGGAAAAATCATTAAACCTTGAATCTTGAACCTACCTTTCAAAACATCCTCAAAAAACACGGGGACATTGCAAAGGATTATTCGCTGGAGTCAGGTTACATGCTGACATCTGTTGTAGTAATTATATGTAAGGTTGTCCAAGAACTCCAAAAGAAACATTTAACTAAAGTTGATTGTAATCTCTTGAACTTTTATTACTTGGTAGTCAGGGATGCTCAGAAAATAAAGGTGAATGCAACAGATTAAAAATGATGAGGTTAAATGTTAAATTAATTCCAGATTGGAACAGATTGAAAGTGAGCGAAAAAGAGCTGGAAATAATGAAACCTGATTTGCTCTTAATTTGGTCCTTTAGATGTGTTATGTTACTCTATTGAAGAAGTAAAAGCAAACCAAGAAGAAATCAAAAGATTGGTGGAAAAATCATTAAACCTTGAATCTTGAACCTACCTTTCAAAACATCCTCAAAAAACACGGGGACATTGCAAAGGATTATTCGCTGGAGTCAGGTTACATGCTGACATCTGTTGTAGTAATTATATGTAAGGTTGTCCAAGAACTCCAAAAGAAACATTTAACTAAAGTTGATTGTAATCTCTTGAACTTTTATTACTTGGTAGTCAGGGATGCTCAGAAAATAAAGGTGAATGCAACAGATTAAAAATGATGAGGTTAAATGTTAAATTAATTCCAGATTGGAACAGATTGAAAGTGAGCGAAAAAGAGCTGGAAATAATGAAACCTGATTtgcaaaagaaaaagagagcTCGGATGCACAATTCTTATCATATAAGATCAGATGCGCGTGACGACCAATCGTTCACAAATTGTCCAGGTAAACTTCACTGCTCTCAATGCACCAGCCGGGAATAGAACCCGGGTCTGTAACGTGGCAgggtactattctaccactacACCACTGGTGCTTCTTGTATAAGATTTATTTAACATGCTAATAGTAGCTGAACTATTTAAAACATGAAGTCacccattttctttttccttgtttTACTTCTAAGTATTTAACATTTGAATGATCTGTGTTTTTTAGCAAACATGGCTGAAAAATattcggctatatgaatcctcattaACCATGATTCAGAATGGATATTCATATGCTATTGGTACCGTACTGCCTAATGCTTATTTCTACACCAATTAGCAATGTCATTGTAAAGCTGTATATGCATAGCTCTTAAATTTGGCAATAGTTCCTACACAAATTTTCTAACTCAATTTGATCAGTACTGGGCTCCAAGCAGTTCCGCTGAAGGTTATGTTTGACTATGTCAGTTCTGTTTTCACATTTACAGAGATTATATATGTGAGAATTTTGAGTAGGTTTTTTGGTTTTTGTGAACTTCAATTTGTACCTTTTCTGACCTGCGTCATTTCCAGAGCTTATTTTGCCAACAGAGTCCTTGTACATGTTTAACCCCGTATGTTCGAGCTTGTTCACATTTCCAGTCCTAAGCCTGGATAAAACAGGAGGAATATTGTAGGCTGGCAGTCAACGTAAATCTAGCCAATCTATGAACAATCATCCTAATACCAAATAGTATATCATTGGGACTAGCTCAGCTACGTGGCACATCAGCTTTCTACCCCAGCTTGAGCTTGGAATTGACAcgtacttgttgttgttgttgttgttgttttctttACATGTTTTTAATAGGAAAGCCTAGGTATCCTCCTCACATGAACATAAATTATCACTAGCTGAACCACCCTGATGAGCTAGATGAAGATTTAAGAGTATGACACATTTCCAACCAACCTTATCCCTGAACTGGTGAGAATGATATATGATAGGCTAAGGAATATGACTGGTCGCTTTCGCAACCCAAGGGGAGCCATTTCAGTCACCGGTTAGTTGGCGTGATTTTGGTGCCATGGCTGTCTTCATTACATAATGCGAGCAAAAAAATAAtgagttcagttgaacccgtagaACCTATAATTCAATGCCCATCAATTTCCTCCGCCGGCAGCTGCCTGCTAGGACGGATAGTATGTTGTGAGTTGGTGGATGACTATGTCTCAGTTTACTTGTTCCTTCTTGTGTATTTAGCTCCGGAATTGGATTTAGTTACTAACAAGATATTGATCAGGACAATTAACAAATCCTCATGGCCAATCTACATTTTAAGTATAATAAACTCTATTTTTAATACAGTCAGACCTCTTTATAACAATATCGACAgttattcactataaaagccaagtttttTATGGAACCATTTTTCAtgctatattataatatatgttctctgtGACAACACTTCGCTATAACAGCTAAAAAAATTAGAAACAAATGAGGttattatagagaggtttgactgtaccTATTTCTTTCATCAATTCTTTTAATAAGCACGTCCAACACTAATTTCATGGAACTTATGTTTAGGTTTGGTAACAGAGTTTTTGTAACCACTAGTAATGGTGGCATTATATATATACCATGGTCTTGACTCTTTATGATTTGGTAGCATGCAAAATAATATAAAGAAGTGAAGTTGACTTTTTCCCTGATTCCTCTATTGTATGCAAGTTCAGTGGAACATATAAACGTGCCCTCAAATATTGGGATTTTTCATCTTAGTACGTGCTAGCATGTTAAGCCCAATTTCTTTGAAAAGGCAAGCAAATAATATCCACCTTAGTACAAAAAAGAAGAGCTGAAAGAGAAAGATCAAGAAAATTTAGATTGTTAACCAACAAGATGGCCATTTCTGTGTCAAAGAAGAAAGCTAAGAGTTACAAAAGAGTTGAACCTAAAGAACTTAgcttctttttctcttctttcttaGCTAAACTTTTCTTTAGAGTACCAACTATAGTCCTCATCTTGATTCTCATCTTCTTATGGTCTTCTTCTACTACCATTATTTCTGGTAAAGTTGTCCATATCTGTGTCTCATCTCGCAAACTCAACAATCTTTATTGCATTTCTGCTGGCACTGAACCTAATCTTGACACCCCGAGTTCGCTTCTCAATGGCACTTCCCTTTCCATTTTAGTTGATCAGAAGGATACAGCATCAAATATTGTCGATGTTCTACAAAAAGAATCTAGTCCTCTTGACATTCCATCGCCAATGGTCAATGAAAGTTCCACATCCACTAATAATGTTGTCGATGTTCTGCTAAAAGAATCTAGTCGTCTTGACATTCCAACGCCAATGGTCAATGAAAGTTCCACATTCACTAATAATGTTGTCGATGTTCTGCTAAAAGAATCTAGACCTCTTGACACTCCAACACCAATAGTCAATGGAAGTTCCACATCTACTGATAATGTTGTTGATGTTCTGCTACAAAAGTCTAGTTCTCTTGACATCCCAATTTCGCGTGTCAATGAGAGTTCCACATTCACTCCTAGTGAGAAACAAGCAAGTACAAGTGTATCTGTTGATTCTATTGCAGGAAATCAAATTCTTGCTTTCAGAAACAACATGGTTAAAAGTGGTGATGAGGAACTAGAAATGGCTTACAATGATGTAGAGGATCAATTGCAGGTGCATCGTTCGTGGGTTGCAACGAGCAAAAATCATACAACATGTAATGGCAGGGGAATTTATGTGTATGAATTACCTACAAAGTTCAACAAAGACTTGGTAGCTCAATGTGAAGATATGATTCCTTGGGTCAATCTCTGCAAGTACTTCAGCAATGATGCAATGGGTGAATCGATACAGAAACTTGGAAAAGGGTGGTACCAAACACATCAGTATTCATTGGAGCTGATATTTCATTCGCACGTTATGAATCATCCTTGTAGAGTATACAATGCAGATGAAGCTAAGCTATTTTATGTGCCTTTCTATGGTGGATTGGATATCTTGAGATGGCATTTCAAGAATGTCTCGAACGATGTCAAGGATACTTTGGGACTAGACCTTGTAAGATGGCTAGAGTCACAAAAACATTGGTTTCAAAAATCAGGTAATGATCATGTCTTtgttttaggaaaaatttcatgGGATTTCAGAAGATCTAGTGAGACAAAATGGGGGAGTAGGTTATTGGAACTAGATGAAATGCAGAATCCGGTTAAGCTCTTGATTGAACGACAACCTTGGCATGTTAACGACATAGGAATACCTCATCCTACTTATTTCCATCCACAATCGGACGATGATATAATCACGTGGCAGCTCAGGATCATCCAGTCAAATCGGAAAAGCCTCGTGTCCTTTGCTGGTGCAGCTAGGCCTGGTGCACCAGAGAACATAAGGTCAATGTTGATCAACCAATGCACTTCAGCTAAAGATGAAGAATGCAAATTCTTGAATTGTAACTCAGGTAAATGTGACCAGCCCGAGTCGATAATTGAGCTATTCATGGAATCTGAATTCTGCTTGCAACCTCCAGGTGATAGTCCAACACGAAAATCAGTTTTCGATTCGTTAATATCAGGTTGTATTCCTGTGATCTTTGATCCCTTTACCGCGTACTATCAATATTCATGGCATTTACCAGAAGATCATAGAAAATACTCAGTTTTCATAGATCAAGAAGATGTGAGAAATATGAAAGTCAATGTTATTGAGAGGCTTCTGCAAATTCCTGCTAGAGAAAGAGAGAACATGAGAAGATACATTATTTATGAGTTGTTACCTGGATTAGTGTACGGAGATCCAAAGTCTAAGCTGGAGAAATTCCAAGATGCATTCTCTATAACTATAAATAATCTGTTTGAAAGATTGAACAAATTGGAATCATGACAATATAGATATGTTACATGTAGACTGTCAATTTTTGttatttctatttatttatttattttttagaattaaatgttaattatgttttttttttctagtttCCCGAATAAACTAATGTTGTGAGTGAGGGGAGAGCATTTTCTTAAGAAAAGGTTTCCATAATTCAAACACACAcatgtttaaccaaaaaataatttttgtggtCAAAACAAATAAAAGAATAATTCGGATTTCTAACAACCAGTTACTTCATTTTTCTTAATATAAAAGAATAATAATGGAAAATAAGACTGTGAAAAGAAGGAATCTTATTGATGATTGATGCTTTCTCTCAATAGGAAAGAACAAGATCTTCTAATGGCAGAGAATAATAAGAATATTGACAATTGATAATATTGCTTTATAGTTGTCATGATGGGGATACAAGATATGGAAGGGGGACTTATATAAGGGCACAGTTCGTAACCGCCTGCCTTATTTAATTCCTGTCCGTAAATAATATTTATTACATTAATTATCCGTTACGTGAGTAATTTGTAACAACTTAAGTGATGATAGTCAATCCCGCATAATCAGGGATTCAGCTAATTTTCTTCCATACTCGTAGATGTTAATGACCTTTCTATCTCTGTGGCTTCCAATATCCTTAATTATTTGTCCCGTACCTATTTAGCTAACATGCACGGTATCTTCGTAGACAATCTCGTGGGCATTACTCATACCTTCTCTACACATCACTAATCTTCATTGTTTAGACTCTCATACCACTTGTCATCATAATATTGGTCTACATGGCGAAAAGGACCAAGGAAAAGAAATTGATCTAGTGTTCAAGTTTTCGTACTTCAAACTCAAACCTCTAgggggactatatatatatacaagaagcATGTCTCGAGAATTTGcagaaattttgaagaaattctCAAATATGGAAGAAGATCTTGTTCTCTTCTTTCTTAGCTAAATGGTTTGAATTGTTTTTAGTATTGAAAGGAGTCAAGATTGACCTAAATTCTTTCTATTTATACACCAACAAATTCAAATAGAATTGTAGGAAATGTGATAAGAACAGAacggattttattttatttttttcccct
The DNA window shown above is from Nicotiana tomentosiformis chromosome 8, ASM39032v3, whole genome shotgun sequence and carries:
- the LOC104100665 gene encoding xyloglucan-specific galacturonosyltransferase 1-like, giving the protein MAISVSKKKAKSYKRVEPKELSFFFSSFLAKLFFRVPTIVLILILIFLWSSSTTIISGKVVHICVSSRKLNNLYCISAGTEPNLDTPSSLLNGTSLSILVDQKDTASNIVDVLQKESSPLDIPSPMVNESSTSTNNVVDVLLKESSRNQILAFRNNMVKSGDEELEMAYNDVEDQLQVHRSWVATSKNHTTCNGRGIYVYELPTKFNKDLVAQCEDMIPWVNLCKYFSNDAMGESIQKLGKGWYQTHQYSLELIFHSHVMNHPCRVYNADEAKLFYVPFYGGLDILRWHFKNVSNDVKDTLGLDLVRWLESQKHWFQKSGNDHVFVLGKISWDFRRSSETKWGSRLLELDEMQNPVKLLIERQPWHVNDIGIPHPTYFHPQSDDDIITWQLRIIQSNRKSLVSFAGAARPGAPENIRSMLINQCTSAKDEECKFLNCNSGKCDQPESIIELFMESEFCLQPPGDSPTRKSVFDSLISGCIPVIFDPFTAYYQYSWHLPEDHRKYSVFIDQEDVRNMKVNVIERLLQIPARERENMRRYIIYELLPGLVYGDPKSKLEKFQDAFSITINNLFERLNKLES